From Pleurocapsa sp. PCC 7319:
AAAATCGCTGATTTTAACTGTGAGAATTAGAATTCTAGCGCATTGGCTTTCTCGTTTCAATTCTTGTTCTAATTCTTGAATAATGGTTTGAGTATTTTGGTTAATATCACCTAACCCCACCGTATCGGTAAAAATTAGTAATGGTAGCTCTTCCGAAGGGTAAGCATATCTTTCCGTATTTTGGGTACGAGGACGAAATCCTTGCCCTACAATCTCGTCTGATACTCCTGTTAAACCACGTACAATTGAACTTTTACCAGCTTGAGGCTTGCCAATTAACAAAGCTTCTGTAGTTGGTAATTTTTCTCTAACGGTAGTTAAAATTTCCGCTACTTTTTCGTCACTAACACTAAACCAATCAGCAGCTTTTTCGGTAAGGCGATTAACAGGAAATAGCTGTTTTAAACGCTGTGTTACATCATCAATGTTTTTTGATGTACGATTTTTCCAATCATTCATCCAGGCAAATTTGCTCATGGCTCACTGACTATTGAAATTATTCACCGCAACAACGATCTATCCCTAGGCTATCTAAAATTAAATCACTTACAGCATTGGCAACGGCAAATTCACTATAAAAACTGCGACTAAAATCAAAAGCACGCATCTCAGCAATAATAGCAATGACCAACGAACCTAGATCGTTTTCTCCTTCTAAACGCTGGCGCACAAATATTTTTGACGCTCTTTGGGCTATTTTGGCGTTAACTGTTTCAGGTAAAAATTCCTCATCCAGCCAGGTGTGTAATGACTGTCTAAGCCATTCTTCTTCTTTGTCAGGATGTCGTATGTCAGGTAAGGTAATTGGGGCAATCGGTTCAGCTGAATCTGTCATGATGATTTATTTTGTTATGTTGAATTTATATTGGACTTCTTAACTATCAATTATGAATCACTGATAATTTGATATGAGTATTTTTAAAATCTAAACACAACTATCTAGAAATAGATAATAGTAAAGGTATGAATATTGATATTGATTCAATCATTGAAGGATATAGCCAAGGTTACTTTTTGATGTCTGATGATGATGGACAACTAGATTGGTATTCTAGTCGTCAGCGTACCCTAATTCCTTTAGATGATCGTTTTCGTTATCCTAAATCTTTACAACGAGTACTAAATCAAGAACGGTTTTCAGTAGCAATTAATCGTGATTTTAAAGCAGTTTGTGAGGGATGCGCTGATCGCGATACTACCTGGATTTCTGATGATTTGCTACGGATCTATTTTGCTCTACATCAAGCGGGTTGGGCACACAGTTTTGAAACTTGGCAAGGAGATCGACTTGCAGGGGGCATATTAGGTATTGCTATTAAAGGAGTATTTATTGGCGAATCGATGTTCTATCGAATTACTGAAGGTTCTAAGGTGGCGATGGTGAAGCTTGTAGAACATTTACGTCGTAAAGAATATGTTTTATTTGATGCTCAATTGCAAAACCCTCACTTAGAACGTTTTGGCTCTTATGTGATTAACTCGGGACAGTACAAACGATTGTTACATCAGGCAATGATACGAAATTGTATTTTTAATAACGTGGATTTGGATAATTATATATTTACATATAAACGCAGATGATGTTTCTGTTGTGGGCTGATGGTTGCTCGAATCAGGAAATTATTGAGGATAGCAATACAAATGCAATCGATTTTTTCTGAATACCAAGAACATCATCGATTATTTTCTACAATAGCAAGTTTAAAAGCTTCTCGCTTTTGTATGTTTTTAGCATATTTTATTAGTTTGTTGGGAATTACAAGCTCGAACTGCCGAGCTAATCTAACCGCAGAAATTAAGCAAGTAACCAAAATAATGTCAGCAACGGTAAATTCTTGATCTAAGATATATTGATTTTGATTGCTAATTAATTTATCAGCTACACAGATTTGTTTGTTAAATCCAGCAATGGCAACTTCGATGGCTTCTTTTGATTGCTTATAGTAAGAACTCAAACTTCCTCCATGCTTGGCAATTATATAGAGTGTATGTGCATCAAGCTCAGTCATGGCATAAAAACAAGCTTGAAACACTCTAGCTCGCTGCTCAAATTTACTAACTGCAGGCATGAGCGATCCATCACCATAACGTTCAGCCAAATAAATACAAATTGCTGCACTCTCGGAGATGCCTAGATTACCATCTTGCAAATACGGTACTTTTTGTCCAGGATGTAGTGCCGTATAATTTGAGGTTTGAGTTTGTCTTGATCGCGATTGTATTGCTTCAGTTGTATAAGACAAATTTAATTCTTTAAGCGTCCAATGCACCCTTAAAGTCCTTAATGTACCAACACCATAAACAATCATTGCCAATAAGGTAAAAACTTAATTTTGTGGTTTGTATATAGTCAACAATTGATTCAACTTTATCAAGTGAATTCGTCTCTATTGAACAAGCCATGCTAATGAAATCGCAGCGATCGCCCCAATCAAAGTATTAATAAAATTTACGATATCGTTAGTTAACCAAGTAAACTGAGATTCTAGCGTTGCACCAATTAGACTCTCAATAGTAGTGGCAATAAAAGCAGCAATTACACACCAAATAATTCCTACCCAGCTAATCATGCCAATGACCCAAGCAATTACAGCTAAGACTAGAGAAGCAATTGCTCCTGCCAATGTCCCCTCTAAACTGACTGCTCCCTCTGTTCCTCTAGGTACTGGTTTAAGAGTAGTAATCAAAAAAGTTCTTTTTCCGTAAGCTTTGCCAACTTCACTAGCGGTAGTATCAGAAAGCTTGGTACAGAAGCTGGCGACATAACCCAGAATGAATAATTCTTTGATCGGAGATGTCACGAACAAAGTTGCGATCGCACAGATTGTCGCAGTTAATGCCGAACTCCAGACATTACCTGCCCCTCTCATTCCCGAACGTTCTTCGGCTATGCCTTCAGCTTCTTTCTGATCCATTCTTACAAAAGTTAGACCCGAACCCACTACAAAGTAAAATATGACTACTAAATAGCCACGCCAGCCCAAAGTTCCCCAAACTAATATCCCTAATATCGCGCCATTTATATTGCCAATAGGGGTTAAAAGCTTTTTTGGACTAATAAATGCAATTATCAATAATATAGAATTTAGAGTTAAGGCAATAATCCAAGGATTAGACCAGCTAAAAGTGTCAAGCATTTCTGAAGTTCGTAAAAGTAATTTTGTTTTTAAGCTTAACAACCGATGATGCTTAATAATGAAAGATTGTTAATCTAGTCCACAATCAACTATGTCTCTTTCCAAAGCTGAAGCGAAACAACTACTAGAACGAATGATTTTTGACGATCAGCCACCCAAAGAATGGGTAGAAGATGTCTGGGGAATCACACCCATGTTAGGCGATAGTGCCGCTAAACTATACGAAGCCTTTGAAGCATTGATTGAATGTTGCCCTGAAGATAAGCTCGATAGTTTGTTGCAAACTTATTTACAAGAGCAAATGAATGATTAAGCAATTTTTCAGATAAATATCCTAATCGTAATCATAAACAGGATATAAAGACAAAAAAGTTATCAATGTATGAATATCATGGCTGGTTTACTTTTCCCGATTGTTGGCATAAGCCTGAAACAATAAAGCATACGCTACATATGATTAACGACCCATATCCAGCCAGCGTTAATATAGTAAATAAAAAACCCAGAAAATGCGATCGCACTACCAAAACTCAACTTTGATTTAATTGAGAAATTATCTACAATAAAGAAATAATTCTGTAATGTAGAAATGGCAATTAATATCAAAAACGCTGAGGCAGATAAACTGGCTAGAGAATTAAGCGAAATTACCGGAGAAACTATCACAGAAGCTGTCATCAAATCTTTAGCTGAAAGATTAGAGAGAGAAAAAAACAAACAAACTACTTCTGTACCCCTACAAGAAGAATTATTGAGTATTGCTAAACGATATCAAGCTTTACCGACTTTAGATAACCGAACTGAAGAGGAAATTTTGGGTTACGACGATGGTTATTGATACTTCGGCAATTATAGCGATTCTCAATTTAGAGCCAGAAGCAACTGTCTTTACTAATGCGATAGCCTCTGATTCGGTTCGTCTCATGTCTATGGGAACTGCATTAGAAATATCAATTATAATCAAAGCAAGAAAAGAAGAAGCTGGAATCAGGGAATTAGAGTTCTTTTTATATAAGGCAGCGATTAATTTAGTCAATTTTGATGAAAATCAATTAAAAATGGCTCGTTATGCTTTTGAGCATTACGGCAAAGGCAGACATCCTGCCAGTTTAAATTTTGGCGATTGTTTTGCTTACTCTCTTAGTAAGACTTCTGGACAACCTTTATTGTTTAAGGGGAACGATTTTACCCAGACTGATGTTACAGCAGCAGTTACGATATCGTAAATATTATCAAAAGCGCGATCGCCCGACTGCTGAATCGAGAGTTACCATAGTGCGATCGCACTTTGAGAGTTTTATGTAGGCTAACTGGGAGACTGGGGGAGTAATCATTACTCATTACTCATTACTTCCTTGATCTAATTAACCTACACCAACAAGATTTAGTGTATTTAGTCCATATTGATAGGGTCAACATCAATGGTCATACTGACAGATTTAGGAAGATGCGATCGCAAGCTATTTGAATCAGGTAAATTAACTTGGGCTACTTGGGGAAACTTGATCAGAATTTGCCAACGATATCGACGAGCAACCCGCATAATACTCGCTGGGGCTGGACCTAGTATTTCGTATTCTGCACCTAAGATATCTATTAATGAATCGGCTAGAGTTTCTGCAGCTTTTTGAACTTCATTGGGTTCAATACTGCTAAGCTTAATTAAGATTAATTTGCCGTAGGGAGGATAGTTTAGTTCTGCTCTGTGAGATAGTTCTGTAGCACTAAAATTATTATAATCGTGAGTTTTGACAGCTTGAATTACAGGATGTTCTGGAGAATAAGTTTGAACAATGACTTTTCCTGGTAAATCACCTCTTCCCGCTCTACCGGCAACCTGAGTTAAGGTTTGAAAAGCTCTTTCAGCAGCACGATAATCATTACGGTGTAATAATCCATCGGCAGCGACAATCCCAACTAAAGTAACTCCAGCAATATCCAACCCTTTGGTCAGCATTTGGGTGCCAATTAAAATATCCGCTTCTTTATTGACAAAGCGATCGATTAACTGTCGATGTGCGCCTTTATTCCTAGTAGTATCACTATCAAACCGAATACATTTGAGTTCAGGAAATAATTTGGCTAATTCCTGAGTTACCTTCTGTGTACCACTGCCAAAAAATTTGAGATAGGGCGAACTACATTCAGGACAGATATCTGGCTGCACACGGGTATGGTTACAATAATGACAGCGTAACAGTTTAGCAGCACCCTCATGGGCATAGTGATAGGAAAGAGATACATCACAGTCGGGGCATTCCATTACATAACCACAACTACGGCAAGATACAAAAGTGCTGTGTCCCCGTCGAGGAATAAACAAGATACCCTGTTGTCCTTGTTCGAGCATATCAGCGATCGCCGTTTGCAGAGATAGACTAAAAATAGAGCGATTACCCCGACTTAACTCCTGGCGTAAATCGACTATTTCCACCTTAGGTAGTGGGCGAGAACCAATTCTTTCTGGCAAGGATAAATAAAATGATTTATTAGTCTCAGTTGATGGTTGATGGTTGATGGTTGATGTGGAAGTTAATTCTTGTCCCAACTCTTGTATGGGCTGTTCGCGAACAGCCTCTACTGTCGTAACTGCAATCAAACTTTCTAAAGATGGTGTGGCAGACCCCAAAACAAGAGGGCAATTTTCTGATTCGGCACGCCATTGAGCGACTTTTCGGGCGTGATAAGTAGGCATGGGTCGATCTTGTTTAAAACTGGAGTCATGTTCTTCGTCCAGGATAATTAAGCCTAAATTAGGTAAGGGAGCAAAGATAGCCGAACGTGTGCCAATAACTACTTGAGGTTCTCCTTGAATAGTTTGTCGCCAGGTATCATAGCGTTCACCATCTGAAAGTTGACTATGATAAACACATACTTGCTTCCCAAAACGAGCGCGAAAACGGTCTGTTAACTGTGGAGTTAAGCCAATTTCGGGAACTAAAACTAAAGCTGATTTTCTCTGCTCTAAAATTGGAGCGATCGCCTGGAGATATACTTCAGTTTTTCCCGAACCTGTCACCCCATGTAAGAGAATTTGAGCATAATTTTGTTGAGCATTAATTACCTTTAAAGCCTCGGCTTGTGCCTGATTTAGTTCCTTTGGTCGATCTGCTTCTTGGTAAACTCCCTGCTCTTGACGCAAAATTTCTCTTGACGAAAGAATCACACAACCTAAAGTTTCTAGTTTTTTTATCGTAGTCGAAGTAGTACGACATTGATCAATTAGCTCTTGAAGCCATAGTTCTCCACCATGATTTTTGAGTATTTGTAGTACTTCTGCCTGTCTTGGGGTCAGATCTTCGTCAAAGTTTTGTAATGCTAAAGTAACAGCAGTTTTTAATTTCGGTTTTCCTCGTTTAGGTGGTTCGAGATAATTTTCAATCCAGCCTCGTTTGCTTAATTCACGAATACCTCGACTAGCACCCTTAATTTTCTTTTTTAAATAATTAACACTATAGTTCCCATCTGTTTGATTTTGTAGCAGTTTTAATATTTGGACGGCAACAGTGCTACAAAATACCTCTGCCCCTGGGGGAAGCGCTTCCGTATTTAAACGAACTCTTCTTTGCGATCGCCCCAGTAATCCAGGAGGAAGGGCGACCCGGATCGCACTAATTAAATCAGTACAATAATAACCGGCAATTTTGACCAGCAATTGCCAGTAACTATCGGAAAAAAAGCCCGAAGTGATGACATCTTCAACGGGACGAATTCGACTAGGAGCCAAATTATCTGGTGGTGAAGTCATCAAGACAATGGCAATACCTCTAGTTACCTGCATTCCGAAAGGTATGCTAACAATGTCACCAGCTCGCACCGATAGTTCTGAGGGAACGCTGTAAGTATACAATCCCTGTATTTTGGGGCAATCAACCAAAACCTGAACCCACTGGTGAGGAACTATAGCTACATCGTAATTACCTGATGGCTCTGCTGCTATGAGATTAGTCTGAGAAATAGATTCAGATAAAGATAAATCGTCATAACTAAGCTGAGATAGATTCTTTGAGGTACCTATTGACATCTAAAGTTTTATAACAAATTACTATATCGTACAAAAATACTATTTTACAATCTCCGCGAGAAGTTCAGAAAAGTAAATTTTGTTACCAAGAGATTAATTCTACATTAGTATTCAGTGAATTTGTAATTTTTACGATTTAGGTAAGCCAAAAGTTCTTGAACCTTATTTATTAGCAATTTTCTAATCTGCTGTTTATTTTTCAATTAGTTAATCAACACCTGAATCATAATTATTTTTATTTCAATAATATTGTTAGACAAGACTGGTGAATTGATTATTTTCTCTGTAATTTCACTTAGTTGTATACGTAAAATCATCAGCGATATGGTCTAAAAGTGCTGTGACTTTGTGTAAATAACAACATCAAAACGACAATGGAAAGGATATAGTTATGAACATTTGAGGTGTTTGCCAATGTCGCTCAATTATCAAAGTTATCAGTCTATTACAAGATTCAATGTTGTGTAAGCTTAATTACTTTTTCTATCAAGATTTTATGACATATTATTAAGTTGACTCCTAAATGAGAACACAATGGGATCCGAACATAATAAATTGTTATTAGTAATCTGACAAAGTAAAAGTATTATGCGAATGTTAATATTAACCCAATCATCATCTAAAAGTTAGGCAAAATTTAACAAGTTTTTGTGGCATTTTTGCGCAAAGTAATATTAAGAAATACTGTATTTTTCCAACAATAAATTAGGAACCATGAGAGGTTAAGTATTCTAGAACGTTAGTATGAAGTTAGGCACTAAAATGCAATATTTTCCCAGAACGATATAATTTCCTTAGTCTGTCATAAAAATAAATTCATCATTCTTCTCATTTACATAAGTTGATTTAATACCAGTTTATTCCAACATTCAAAATTGATTATAAATTTTTCCCCATGATCAAAATGCTTCTTTAGGTTGTTCTCAAAACCCAAATACTTTTTTAGTAAAATTTCAGGAACGAAGCCAATGAGTACAGTGAATTTGACCGAAAATATTAACTACAGCTTAGATATTTCCCTAACCGAAGATTCTGACAAGATAGACGAAGATTTAAAGCTTGTTGAAGCAGAATTCTCTGAGGAAGATCGAAATAATCCTGATGCTGTTAGTCGCCGTAAAATTCCATTAGAAGATAATATTGGCGCTTTTTTTAAAGAAATGGCTCGTTACCCTCTATTAACTGCGGAGGAAGAAATAACTTTGGCTAACGATGTCAAATTATTGCTTAAAGTTGAGACAACCCGAAAAAAACTAGCCGAGGAGCAGCAGCAGCAACCAACTAAGGCTGATTTGTCAGCAGCATTGGGTCTTGAGTCGGAACGGCAATTAGAATTATTGCTGTATCGAGGAAAAGTTGCTAAGCGCAAAATGATTCGTTCTAATCTGCGCTTAGTAGTATCTATTGCTAAACGCTATCTCAATCGTGGAGTTCCTTTCCTAGATTTGATTCAAGAGGGGGCGATTGGTTTAAATAGAGCTACAGAAAAATTCGACCCCAACAAAGGTTATAAGTTTTCTACTTACGCCTATTGGTGGATTCGCCAGGCAATTACGCGCACGATCGCCAATGATGCTCGCACTATTCGCTTACCAATTCATATCGTTGAGAAACTAAATAAGCTAAAAAAAGCCCAGCGCAATCTCAAGCAAAAGTTGCAACGTAATCCTAGCGAGCTGGAGTTGGCCAAAGAACTAAAAACATCTCCTACCCAGTTGCGCCAATTATTAGAGTTGCGTCGTCAATCTCTCTCCCTTAATCATCGTGTTGGTAAGGCAGAAGATACCGAATTAGTTGATTTACTAGAGGATAGCGATCTGCAACTTCCTGAAGAGCGTATGAATGAAACTATGATGCGTCAGGAAATTACCGATGTTCTAGACGATGTGCTAACACAGCGAGAAAAAGACGTAATTTGTCTACGCTACGGTTTATCTACTAGTCAACCCTATACTTTAGAAGAAGTGGGGGGAATGTTTAGTTTATCCCGTGAAAGAGTACGTCAGATTCAAAGTAAAGCCATGCGTAAGCTACGTCG
This genomic window contains:
- the aat gene encoding leucyl/phenylalanyl-tRNA--protein transferase, yielding MNIDIDSIIEGYSQGYFLMSDDDGQLDWYSSRQRTLIPLDDRFRYPKSLQRVLNQERFSVAINRDFKAVCEGCADRDTTWISDDLLRIYFALHQAGWAHSFETWQGDRLAGGILGIAIKGVFIGESMFYRITEGSKVAMVKLVEHLRRKEYVLFDAQLQNPHLERFGSYVINSGQYKRLLHQAMIRNCIFNNVDLDNYIFTYKRR
- a CDS encoding glutathione S-transferase family protein, with amino-acid sequence MIVYGVGTLRTLRVHWTLKELNLSYTTEAIQSRSRQTQTSNYTALHPGQKVPYLQDGNLGISESAAICIYLAERYGDGSLMPAVSKFEQRARVFQACFYAMTELDAHTLYIIAKHGGSLSSYYKQSKEAIEVAIAGFNKQICVADKLISNQNQYILDQEFTVADIILVTCLISAVRLARQFELVIPNKLIKYAKNIQKREAFKLAIVENNR
- a CDS encoding TIGR00297 family protein → MLDTFSWSNPWIIALTLNSILLIIAFISPKKLLTPIGNINGAILGILVWGTLGWRGYLVVIFYFVVGSGLTFVRMDQKEAEGIAEERSGMRGAGNVWSSALTATICAIATLFVTSPIKELFILGYVASFCTKLSDTTASEVGKAYGKRTFLITTLKPVPRGTEGAVSLEGTLAGAIASLVLAVIAWVIGMISWVGIIWCVIAAFIATTIESLIGATLESQFTWLTNDIVNFINTLIGAIAAISLAWLVQ
- a CDS encoding type II toxin-antitoxin system VapB family antitoxin encodes the protein MAINIKNAEADKLARELSEITGETITEAVIKSLAERLEREKNKQTTSVPLQEELLSIAKRYQALPTLDNRTEEEILGYDDGY
- a CDS encoding type II toxin-antitoxin system VapC family toxin, which gives rise to MVIDTSAIIAILNLEPEATVFTNAIASDSVRLMSMGTALEISIIIKARKEEAGIRELEFFLYKAAINLVNFDENQLKMARYAFEHYGKGRHPASLNFGDCFAYSLSKTSGQPLLFKGNDFTQTDVTAAVTIS
- the priA gene encoding primosomal protein N', whose product is MSIGTSKNLSQLSYDDLSLSESISQTNLIAAEPSGNYDVAIVPHQWVQVLVDCPKIQGLYTYSVPSELSVRAGDIVSIPFGMQVTRGIAIVLMTSPPDNLAPSRIRPVEDVITSGFFSDSYWQLLVKIAGYYCTDLISAIRVALPPGLLGRSQRRVRLNTEALPPGAEVFCSTVAVQILKLLQNQTDGNYSVNYLKKKIKGASRGIRELSKRGWIENYLEPPKRGKPKLKTAVTLALQNFDEDLTPRQAEVLQILKNHGGELWLQELIDQCRTTSTTIKKLETLGCVILSSREILRQEQGVYQEADRPKELNQAQAEALKVINAQQNYAQILLHGVTGSGKTEVYLQAIAPILEQRKSALVLVPEIGLTPQLTDRFRARFGKQVCVYHSQLSDGERYDTWRQTIQGEPQVVIGTRSAIFAPLPNLGLIILDEEHDSSFKQDRPMPTYHARKVAQWRAESENCPLVLGSATPSLESLIAVTTVEAVREQPIQELGQELTSTSTINHQPSTETNKSFYLSLPERIGSRPLPKVEIVDLRQELSRGNRSIFSLSLQTAIADMLEQGQQGILFIPRRGHSTFVSCRSCGYVMECPDCDVSLSYHYAHEGAAKLLRCHYCNHTRVQPDICPECSSPYLKFFGSGTQKVTQELAKLFPELKCIRFDSDTTRNKGAHRQLIDRFVNKEADILIGTQMLTKGLDIAGVTLVGIVAADGLLHRNDYRAAERAFQTLTQVAGRAGRGDLPGKVIVQTYSPEHPVIQAVKTHDYNNFSATELSHRAELNYPPYGKLILIKLSSIEPNEVQKAAETLADSLIDILGAEYEILGPAPASIMRVARRYRWQILIKFPQVAQVNLPDSNSLRSHLPKSVSMTIDVDPINMD
- a CDS encoding RNA polymerase sigma factor, RpoD/SigA family produces the protein MSTVNLTENINYSLDISLTEDSDKIDEDLKLVEAEFSEEDRNNPDAVSRRKIPLEDNIGAFFKEMARYPLLTAEEEITLANDVKLLLKVETTRKKLAEEQQQQPTKADLSAALGLESERQLELLLYRGKVAKRKMIRSNLRLVVSIAKRYLNRGVPFLDLIQEGAIGLNRATEKFDPNKGYKFSTYAYWWIRQAITRTIANDARTIRLPIHIVEKLNKLKKAQRNLKQKLQRNPSELELAKELKTSPTQLRQLLELRRQSLSLNHRVGKAEDTELVDLLEDSDLQLPEERMNETMMRQEITDVLDDVLTQREKDVICLRYGLSTSQPYTLEEVGGMFSLSRERVRQIQSKAMRKLRRPQVARRLKGWLN